A genome region from Brassica oleracea var. oleracea cultivar TO1000 chromosome C2, BOL, whole genome shotgun sequence includes the following:
- the LOC106324627 gene encoding uncharacterized transporter YBR287W-like isoform X2 yields MGFLELLEVASMPIVQVLLISVLGAFLATDYCSLLSADTRRSVNKLVFVVFTPCIMFANLAQTVTLQDIISWWFMPINVGITFLVGGILGWLVVKLLNPKPQLHGLIIATCASGSPFGNRSVCRSIGLSYASFSMALGGFYIWTYSYQLVRSSATQFRALEAAGLVKSPNKEIDSDPRTLLLKPQQNQDLEIQVKEKVSTGTYIKDLLHQILEELFAPPTIGAILGFVFGATNWLRNLIIGENAPLRVIQDSVKLLGDGTIPCITLILGGNLIQGLRSSAVKTSVIVGVICVRYIILPVVGVGVVQLAWNLGYLPPDPLFRYVLMLQFTLPPAMNISTMAQLFDVAQDECSVIFLWTYLVASLALTVWSTIFLSILS; encoded by the exons ATGGGTTTCTTAGAGTTATTGGAAGTGGCTTCGATGCCTATAGTCCAAGTTCTCCTAATCAGCGTCCTTGGTGCTTTCTTGGCAACCGATTACTGCTCTCTTCTCTCGGCTGATACCCGAAGATCCGTAAACAAG CTCGTCTTCGTGGTCTTCACCCCCTGCATCATGTTTGCCAATCTTGCCCAGACTGTCACATTGCAGGACATTATTTCATG GTGGTTCATGCCTATAAATGTTGGAATCACCTTTCTAGTAGGAGGTATTCTTGGATGGTTGGTTGTCAAGCTGCTCAACCCAAAACCTCAACTTCATGGTCTCATAATCGCGACATGTGCCTCAG GCAGTCCTTTTGGGAATCGAAGTGTCTGCAGATCCATTGGACTATCCTACGCATCTTTCTCTATGGCC CTCGGGGGTTTCTATATTTGGACATACAGTTACCAACTTGTGAGAAGCTCTGCTACGCAGTTCAGAGCTCTTGAAGCCGCCGGCTTGGTCAAGTCTCCCAACAAGGAAATCGACTCTGATCCCCGGACTCTTCTCCTGAAGCCGCAACAAAACCAAGACCTTGAAATCCAAGTGAAAGAAAAGGTGTCTACGGGGACATACATCAAGGACTTGCTCCATCAGATTCTTGAGGAACTCTTTGCTCCACCCACTATTGGTGCC ATTCTTGGTTTCGTCTTCGGAGCAACCAATTGGCTGAGGAATCTTATAATCGGGGAGAATGCCCCGTTACGAGTCATCCAAGATTCAGTGAAACTACTTGG GGACGGCACAATACCTTGCATCACACTCATACTTGGGGGCAACCTGATTCAGGGTCTGCGTTCCTCAGCCGTGAAAACGTCAGTGATTGTGGGAGTGATCTGTGTGAGGTATATCATCCTTCCCGTGGTGGGTGTAGGGGTGGTTCAATTAGCATGGAATTTAGGTTATCTTCCTCCGGACCCTCTCTTCCGATACGTTCTCATGCTTCAGTTCACACTGCCACCTGCCATGAATATCA GTACAATGGCACAGCTGTTCGACGTCGCTCAAGATGAGTGCTCGGTCATCTTTTTGTGGACCTATTTGGTTGCATCCTTAGCCCTCACCGTGTGGTCAACCATATTCCTCTCCATTCTCTCCTGA
- the LOC106324631 gene encoding probable 28S rRNA (cytosine-C(5))-methyltransferase: MSKQLELPESFVRFLEANGIDPSIYNEGDSLPRYVRLKPGFEDVVQEIESEINCKMEQLNWLPGFYSIPPHVHIARSKAYQQGKMYGIDAASGAAVSALGISPGDHVLDLCAAPGAKLCMMLDLLGDKGTATGVDVARHRLSACRTMLQKYGLGERSRLFLADGTTFSLPPTTNLPCGSCDEETFKQWTSRRPYKERKQVAKTRNNFVLPHDAHPEIVFYGHNSGVIGLQKKDLFRPLDQNDYANCGYDKVLVDAECTHDGSIKHIQKFEQWGWTTLERRVLDAERTDTNLTALQLNLLRNGFRLLKQGGILVYSTCSLTHAQNEDVVDEFLAESSSAELQEIEMAKDWPCRSGRTPKTVRFDPSTSATSGLFVARIKKMAPEKNVL; this comes from the exons ATGTCGAAGCAGCTGGAGTTGCCGGAGAGTTTCGTTAGGTTTTTAGAGGCGAATGGCATTGATCCTTCAATCTATAATGAAGGAGATTCACTTCCACGCTATGTAAG GTTGAAACCTGGGTTCGAGGATGTTGTCCAAGAGATTGAATCTGAAATTAACTGCAAGATGGAGCAGCTGAATTGGTTACCTGGATTTTACTCAATTCCTCCACATGTTCATATAGCGAGGTCCAAGGCGTATCAGCAAGGCAAG ATGTACGGAATAGACGCAGCTTCGGGTGCTGCTGTTTCAGCTCTTGGTATCTCCCCAGGAGACCATGTCTTGGATCTTTGTGCTGCTCCTG GTGCTAAACTGTGTATGATGCTAGACCTACTGGGTGACAAGGGCACTGCAACAGGTGTCGATGTTGCAAGGCATCGCCTCTCTGCCTGCAGAACAATGCTTCAGAAATATGGTCTCGGTGAAAGGAGTCGTCTGTTTCTTGCTGATGGAACTACTTTCTCACTTCCACCCACCACAAACCTACCTT GTGGGTCATGTGATGAAGAAACATTCAAGCAGTGGACTTCTCGTAGACCTTACAAAGAAAGGAAACAAGTAGCCAAGACCAGGAATAACTTTGTTTTGCCGCATGATGCTCACCCGGAAATTGTTTTCTACGGACACAACTCTGGAGTAATAGGGCTACAAAAGAAGGATCTTTTTAGACCCCTTGACCAAAATGATTACGCAAATTGTGGGTATGACAAG GTTCTTGTAGACGCAGAGTGCACACATGACGGTTCAATCAAGCATATCCAGAAATTTGAACAATGGGGTTGGACAACGTTGGAACGCCGTGTACTTGATGCTGAGAGAACCGATACAAACTTGACTGCTCTTCAG TTAAATCTACTGAGAAATGGATTCAGATTGTTGAAACAAGGTGGCATTCTTGTTTACAGCACCTGCAG TTTGACGCATGCCCAAAACGAAGATGTGGTGGATGAGTTCCTTGCTGAAAGCTCCTCTGCAG AGCTGCAGGAGATTGAAATGGCCAAGGATTGGCCGTGTAGAAGTGGACGCACTCCAAAAACAGTGCGTTTCGACCCTTCCACCTCAGCAACCAGCGGCCTCTTTGTTGCCAGAA
- the LOC106324629 gene encoding thiosulfate sulfurtransferase 18 encodes MFPDSSKREEVVTVDVSQAKILLQSDHQYLDVRTEEEFRRGHCFVPKILNVPYMLNSPQGRVKNQDFLDQVSSLLNPTDDILVGCQSGARSLNATTELISAGFKKVRNVGGGYLAWVDHNFPIIKEQQQSAN; translated from the exons ATGTTTCCTGACAGCTCAAAGCGGGAAGAAGTTGTTACTGTTGATGTGAGCCAAGCCAAGATTCTCCTCCAGTCCGACCATCAATATCTTGATGTTAG GACTGAGGAAGAGTTTCGGAGAGGACATTGTTTTGTACCTAAGATCCTCAACGTTCCCTACATGCTCAACTCGCCTCAAG GAAGAGTGAAGAATCAAGACTTCTTGGATCAAGTGTCTTCTCTTCTCAACCCAACAGATGATATCCTTGTG GGTTGTCAGAGTGGAGCCAGATCCTTAAATGCAACAACTGAACTTATTTCTGCT GGTTTCAAGAAAGTGAGAAACGTAGGAGGTGGCTATCTGGCTTGGGTGGACCACAACTTTCCCATCATTAAGGAGCAGCAGCAATCTGCAAACTAA
- the LOC106324627 gene encoding uncharacterized transporter YBR287W-like isoform X1 — protein MGFLELLEVASMPIVQVLLISVLGAFLATDYCSLLSADTRRSVNKLVFVVFTPCIMFANLAQTVTLQDIISWWFMPINVGITFLVGGILGWLVVKLLNPKPQLHGLIIATCASGNMGNLMLILVPAICDEEGSPFGNRSVCRSIGLSYASFSMALGGFYIWTYSYQLVRSSATQFRALEAAGLVKSPNKEIDSDPRTLLLKPQQNQDLEIQVKEKVSTGTYIKDLLHQILEELFAPPTIGAILGFVFGATNWLRNLIIGENAPLRVIQDSVKLLGDGTIPCITLILGGNLIQGLRSSAVKTSVIVGVICVRYIILPVVGVGVVQLAWNLGYLPPDPLFRYVLMLQFTLPPAMNISTMAQLFDVAQDECSVIFLWTYLVASLALTVWSTIFLSILS, from the exons ATGGGTTTCTTAGAGTTATTGGAAGTGGCTTCGATGCCTATAGTCCAAGTTCTCCTAATCAGCGTCCTTGGTGCTTTCTTGGCAACCGATTACTGCTCTCTTCTCTCGGCTGATACCCGAAGATCCGTAAACAAG CTCGTCTTCGTGGTCTTCACCCCCTGCATCATGTTTGCCAATCTTGCCCAGACTGTCACATTGCAGGACATTATTTCATG GTGGTTCATGCCTATAAATGTTGGAATCACCTTTCTAGTAGGAGGTATTCTTGGATGGTTGGTTGTCAAGCTGCTCAACCCAAAACCTCAACTTCATGGTCTCATAATCGCGACATGTGCCTCAG GCAATATGGGAAACCTTATGCTTATTCTGGTCCCTGCCATTTGTGATGAGGAAGGCAGTCCTTTTGGGAATCGAAGTGTCTGCAGATCCATTGGACTATCCTACGCATCTTTCTCTATGGCC CTCGGGGGTTTCTATATTTGGACATACAGTTACCAACTTGTGAGAAGCTCTGCTACGCAGTTCAGAGCTCTTGAAGCCGCCGGCTTGGTCAAGTCTCCCAACAAGGAAATCGACTCTGATCCCCGGACTCTTCTCCTGAAGCCGCAACAAAACCAAGACCTTGAAATCCAAGTGAAAGAAAAGGTGTCTACGGGGACATACATCAAGGACTTGCTCCATCAGATTCTTGAGGAACTCTTTGCTCCACCCACTATTGGTGCC ATTCTTGGTTTCGTCTTCGGAGCAACCAATTGGCTGAGGAATCTTATAATCGGGGAGAATGCCCCGTTACGAGTCATCCAAGATTCAGTGAAACTACTTGG GGACGGCACAATACCTTGCATCACACTCATACTTGGGGGCAACCTGATTCAGGGTCTGCGTTCCTCAGCCGTGAAAACGTCAGTGATTGTGGGAGTGATCTGTGTGAGGTATATCATCCTTCCCGTGGTGGGTGTAGGGGTGGTTCAATTAGCATGGAATTTAGGTTATCTTCCTCCGGACCCTCTCTTCCGATACGTTCTCATGCTTCAGTTCACACTGCCACCTGCCATGAATATCA GTACAATGGCACAGCTGTTCGACGTCGCTCAAGATGAGTGCTCGGTCATCTTTTTGTGGACCTATTTGGTTGCATCCTTAGCCCTCACCGTGTGGTCAACCATATTCCTCTCCATTCTCTCCTGA
- the LOC106324628 gene encoding uncharacterized protein LOC106324628: MASLHSLAAVSVIATKGTAVTSSCSSTLRPLSSLRFKPRELSIFPNHRKGKGGAIKAQSKEASLPPPTVGEGDALTSIKHLLLPVIDRNPYLSEGTRQAAATTTSLATKYGADITVVVIDEEKRESSSEHETQVSNIRWHLAEGGFEEFKLLERLGEGKKATAVIGEVADELGTELVVMSMEAIHSKFIDANLLAEFIPCPVLLLPL; the protein is encoded by the exons ATGGCATCTCTTCACTCCCTCGCCGCCGTTTCTGTAATCGCTACTAAAGGAACAGCAGTTACTTCGTCTTGTTCCTCAACTCTACGCCCTCTTTCATCTCTACGATTTAAACCACGCGAGCTCTCTATATTCCCAAACCATCGCAAAGGCAAAG GGGGAGCAATAAAGGCGCAGTCGAAAGAAGCAAGTCTTCCTCCTCCTACTGTGGGAGAGGGAGATGCATTAACTAGTATCAAGCATCTTCTCCTGCCTGTGATTGATCGCAATCCTTATCTCTCTGAAGGCACCCGACAG GCTGCTGCTACAACAACTAGTTTGGCAACCAAGTATGGAGCTGATATCACTGTTGTAG TCATAGACGAAGAAAAAAGAGAGTCATCTTCGGAGCACGAGACTCAAGTATCCAACATCCGGTGGCATCTAGCAGAAG GTGGTTTCGAGGAGTTCAAGCTGTTGGAGAGGCTTGGGGAAGGGAAAAAGGCAACTGCCGTTATAGGAGAGGTGGCGGATGAGCTGGGGACTGAGCTGGTAGTGATGAGCATGGAAGCCATCCACTCCAAGTTCATCGACGCCAATTTGCTTGCTGAGTTCATCCCCTGCCCCGTCCTCCTCTTGCCCTTATGA